In a single window of the Bacteroides acidifaciens genome:
- a CDS encoding amidohydrolase family protein, giving the protein MDYTIIDAHAHLWLRQDTVVDGLPIRTLENGRSLFMGEIRQMVPPFMIDGVNSAEVFLSNMDYAQVSAAVITQEFIDGIQNEYLAEVVARYPNRFFVCGMCEFRKPGFLEQAKTLIAKGFKAIKIPAHRLLLKEGRVMLNSQEMIQMFHYMEERNVMLSIDLADGATQVSEMEEIIQECPRLKIAIGHFGMVTLPDWLEQIKLACYPNVMIESGGITWLFNDEFYPFRGAVKAIREAAELVGMEKLMWGSDYPRTITAITYKMSYDFVLKSQELSEKEKALFLGENARNFYGFTDLPVLPYIKNMSE; this is encoded by the coding sequence ATGGACTACACAATTATTGATGCGCATGCTCATCTGTGGTTACGGCAGGATACGGTCGTAGATGGACTCCCTATCCGAACGCTTGAAAACGGCCGTTCGTTATTTATGGGAGAAATCCGGCAGATGGTTCCACCTTTTATGATAGACGGAGTGAATAGTGCGGAAGTCTTTCTGTCGAATATGGACTATGCGCAAGTGTCTGCCGCTGTCATTACACAGGAATTTATTGATGGCATACAGAATGAATATTTAGCCGAGGTTGTTGCCCGTTATCCCAATCGTTTCTTTGTATGCGGAATGTGTGAGTTTCGTAAACCGGGATTTCTGGAACAGGCAAAAACACTTATAGCCAAAGGTTTTAAAGCTATCAAGATTCCCGCACATCGTCTGTTGCTGAAAGAGGGCAGGGTGATGCTGAATAGCCAAGAGATGATACAGATGTTCCACTATATGGAAGAGCGGAATGTGATGCTTTCCATCGATTTGGCGGATGGGGCGACACAAGTTTCTGAAATGGAAGAGATAATTCAAGAATGTCCCCGGCTGAAGATAGCTATCGGACATTTCGGGATGGTCACGTTGCCGGATTGGCTCGAACAGATAAAGTTGGCATGCTACCCGAATGTAATGATTGAATCCGGAGGAATCACGTGGCTTTTCAATGATGAGTTCTATCCGTTCAGAGGCGCGGTTAAGGCTATTCGTGAAGCGGCAGAATTGGTAGGAATGGAGAAACTGATGTGGGGTTCGGATTATCCGCGTACTATTACGGCTATCACCTACAAAATGTCCTATGACTTTGTGCTGAAATCACAAGAATTGTCAGAGAAGGAAAAAGCGCTTTTCTTAGGAGAAAATGCCCGGAATTTCTATGGCTTTACAGACCTTCCCGTGCTTCCTTACATCAAGAACATGTCTGAATGA
- the fucP gene encoding L-fucose:H+ symporter permease yields the protein MKKNTYTIPLALVFCLFFLWAISSNLLPTMIRQLMKTCELNTFEASFTETAYWLAYFIFPIPIAMFMKRYSYKAGIIFGLILAAIGGLLFFPAAILKEYWAYLCIFFIIATGMCFLETAANPYVTVLGVPETAPRRLNLAQSFNGLGAFIAAMFLSKLILSGTHYTRETLPVDYSGGWQAYIQQETDAMKLPYLILALLLVAIAVVFVFSKLPKIGDEGAEVSSDKATADNKKEKLIDFGVLKHSHLRWGVIAQFFYNGGQTAINSLFLVYCCTYAGLPEDTATTFFGLYMLAFLLGRWIGTGLMVKFRPQDMLLIYALMNILLCGVVMIWGGMVGLYAMLAISFFMSIMYPTQFSLALKGLVNQTKSGSAFLVMAIVGNACLPQLTAYFMHANEHIYYMAYCVPMICFVFCAYYGWKGYKVID from the coding sequence ATGAAAAAGAATACATATACAATACCTCTGGCATTGGTCTTCTGCCTTTTCTTCTTGTGGGCGATAAGCAGTAATCTGCTTCCTACGATGATACGGCAGTTAATGAAGACCTGCGAACTGAATACCTTTGAGGCTTCCTTTACCGAAACAGCCTATTGGCTGGCCTATTTTATTTTCCCGATTCCCATAGCTATGTTTATGAAGCGATATAGCTATAAGGCGGGAATCATCTTCGGACTGATATTGGCAGCTATCGGAGGTCTGCTGTTCTTTCCGGCAGCTATCCTGAAGGAGTATTGGGCTTACCTCTGTATCTTCTTCATTATCGCCACCGGCATGTGTTTTCTGGAGACAGCCGCCAATCCGTATGTCACGGTTTTAGGAGTTCCCGAAACGGCTCCGCGACGACTGAACCTGGCACAATCCTTCAATGGTCTGGGAGCTTTCATCGCCGCCATGTTCCTGAGTAAACTCATCCTTAGTGGAACTCACTATACACGCGAGACTCTCCCGGTAGATTATTCGGGTGGCTGGCAAGCCTATATCCAACAGGAAACGGATGCCATGAAACTTCCCTACCTGATATTAGCCTTGCTGCTTGTTGCCATAGCTGTTGTCTTTGTATTCTCCAAACTGCCGAAGATTGGAGATGAGGGTGCCGAAGTTTCTTCTGATAAAGCGACGGCTGACAATAAGAAAGAAAAGCTGATTGATTTTGGAGTACTGAAACATTCGCATTTGCGTTGGGGAGTCATTGCGCAGTTCTTCTATAATGGCGGACAGACGGCTATCAACAGTCTTTTCTTGGTATATTGTTGTACGTATGCCGGACTACCCGAAGATACGGCGACTACTTTCTTCGGATTGTATATGCTCGCTTTTCTTTTAGGACGCTGGATAGGTACGGGACTGATGGTAAAATTCCGTCCGCAGGATATGCTGTTAATCTATGCACTGATGAATATTCTCCTGTGCGGAGTTGTCATGATATGGGGCGGAATGGTTGGATTGTACGCAATGTTGGCTATTTCTTTCTTTATGTCCATCATGTATCCTACGCAGTTTTCGTTGGCATTGAAAGGATTGGTGAATCAGACGAAGAGCGGCTCTGCATTTCTTGTGATGGCGATTGTGGGCAACGCCTGTCTACCGCAGTTGACAGCTTACTTCATGCATGCCAATGAGCACATCTATTATATGGCCTATTGCGTGCCGATGATTTGCTTTGTCTTCTGTGCCTATTACGGTTGGAAAGGTTATAAAGTAATCGATTAA
- a CDS encoding aldo/keto reductase yields the protein MQYHEIGKTGMKVSSLSFGASSLGGVFHDLKEKEGIQAVATAVEAGMNFIDVSPYYGHYKAETVLGKALKELPRNRYYLSTKVGRYGKDGVNLWDYSAKRATESVYESMERLNIDFIDLINVHDVEFADLNQVVNETLPALVELREKGVVGHVGITDLQLENLKWVIDHSPSGTVESVLSFCHYCLCDDKLADFLDYFESKEIGVINASPLSMGLLSERGVPAWHPAPKPLVEACRKAMEHCKAKNYPIEKLAMQFSVSNPRIATTLFSTTNPENVKKNIAFIEEPVDWELVREVQDIIGEQKRVSWANS from the coding sequence ATGCAATACCATGAAATCGGAAAGACGGGGATGAAAGTTTCCTCTCTTAGTTTCGGAGCTTCTTCCTTAGGGGGAGTTTTCCATGATTTGAAAGAAAAAGAAGGTATCCAGGCGGTAGCTACTGCTGTTGAAGCTGGGATGAATTTTATAGATGTCTCTCCTTATTACGGACACTATAAAGCAGAAACCGTACTGGGGAAAGCACTGAAAGAACTTCCCCGAAACCGCTATTATCTGTCTACAAAGGTGGGACGTTATGGCAAAGACGGTGTGAATTTATGGGATTATTCTGCCAAGCGTGCTACCGAAAGTGTGTATGAGAGTATGGAACGCTTGAACATAGACTTTATCGACTTGATAAATGTGCACGATGTTGAATTTGCCGATTTAAACCAAGTTGTAAATGAGACACTACCAGCTTTGGTGGAATTGCGTGAGAAAGGTGTCGTAGGTCATGTCGGAATCACCGACTTGCAACTGGAGAATCTGAAATGGGTCATCGACCACTCTCCAAGCGGTACGGTTGAATCTGTCCTTAGTTTCTGCCATTATTGCCTGTGCGATGATAAACTGGCTGACTTCCTGGATTACTTTGAATCTAAAGAAATAGGTGTAATCAATGCTTCTCCGCTTTCAATGGGACTATTGAGCGAACGGGGTGTTCCCGCTTGGCATCCGGCTCCAAAGCCTTTAGTAGAGGCTTGTCGCAAAGCAATGGAACATTGCAAAGCGAAAAACTATCCGATTGAGAAACTTGCCATGCAATTCTCTGTCAGCAATCCTCGTATTGCTACCACTTTGTTCAGTACGACTAATCCTGAAAATGTGAAAAAGAATATCGCTTTCATCGAGGAACCGGTTGATTGGGAACTCGTTCGGGAAGTGCAGGATATTATCGGAGAACAGAAACGCGTAAGCTGGGCAAACTCATAA
- a CDS encoding zinc-binding alcohol dehydrogenase family protein: MKAVQIVNPSEMKVVELEKPTVGAGEVLVRIKYVGFCGSDLNTFLGKNPMVKLPVIPGHEVGAVIEEIGSGVPAGFEKGMNVTLNPYTNCGKCASCRNGRVNACEHNETLGVQRNGVMCEYAVLPWTKIIPAGNISSRDCALIEPMSVGFHAVSRAQVIDNEFVMVIGCGMIGIGAIVRAALRGATVIAVDLDDEKLELAKKVGASYVVNSKTENVHERIQEITEGFGADVVIEAVGSPVTYVMAVDEVGFTGRVVCIGYAKSEVAFQTKLFVQKELDIRGSRNALPADFRAVINYMKEGNCPMEELISKIAKPEGALEAMQEWTANPGKVFRILVEF, from the coding sequence ATGAAAGCAGTTCAAATTGTCAACCCCTCAGAAATGAAGGTGGTTGAACTGGAAAAACCGACCGTTGGCGCCGGTGAAGTATTAGTAAGAATCAAGTATGTCGGTTTTTGTGGTTCGGACTTAAACACGTTCCTGGGCAAGAATCCGATGGTGAAATTACCCGTGATACCGGGGCATGAAGTAGGGGCGGTAATTGAAGAAATCGGCTCGGGTGTTCCGGCAGGTTTCGAGAAAGGAATGAATGTGACGTTGAATCCGTACACTAATTGCGGTAAATGTGCTTCCTGTCGGAATGGTCGTGTCAATGCCTGCGAACATAACGAAACGCTGGGAGTGCAGCGTAATGGAGTGATGTGCGAATATGCCGTATTGCCTTGGACAAAGATTATTCCGGCAGGCAATATCTCTTCCCGCGATTGTGCGTTGATTGAACCGATGAGTGTCGGATTCCATGCCGTATCACGTGCGCAGGTAATTGATAACGAATTTGTGATGGTGATTGGCTGTGGTATGATCGGTATAGGCGCCATTGTGCGTGCTGCCCTAAGGGGAGCAACGGTCATTGCTGTCGACTTGGATGACGAGAAACTGGAACTGGCGAAGAAAGTCGGTGCATCTTATGTGGTTAACTCTAAGACAGAAAATGTACACGAGCGGATACAGGAAATAACGGAAGGATTCGGTGCTGATGTAGTGATTGAAGCTGTCGGCAGTCCGGTCACTTATGTAATGGCAGTGGATGAAGTCGGATTCACGGGGCGTGTGGTTTGCATCGGCTATGCCAAGAGCGAAGTGGCTTTCCAAACGAAGCTTTTCGTACAGAAAGAATTGGATATCCGTGGTTCCAGAAATGCGTTGCCGGCAGATTTCCGTGCCGTAATCAATTATATGAAAGAAGGGAATTGTCCGATGGAAGAACTGATTTCGAAGATAGCAAAACCGGAAGGGGCTTTGGAAGCTATGCAGGAATGGACGGCTAATCCGGGAAAGGTGTTCCGTATCTTGGTTGAGTTCTGA